A section of the Thermotoga caldifontis AZM44c09 genome encodes:
- a CDS encoding tripartite tricarboxylate transporter permease — translation MTTLKVFFQSMGSILTNPVFLFHLSWSTLLGIVVGILPGLTATLGVAILTTLTFGFPPDIAIPMLLCVYVGAIYGGSRTAIVLNIPGTPANAATTVDGFPLARSGMAGFALNVATIMSGIGSIMGAIFIVSLAPALGAVALRFGSWEFALLAIFGTIIAGSLTAPKDPLKGWIAGFLGLMIAMIGLDEIVSFPRYTFGNIQLYGGISLLPVLVGVYGIPEILTSLKRVTKAEVVLDFSTRGKKLSYLQTIKKNALNLVRSGLIGVFIGVIPGVGEDVAAWVAYDAAKRMSKEPEKFGQGSIEGLTAAETANNACVAGAIIPVLTLAVPGSAPAAVLLAAMWIHGIKAGPLLSIEHPEMIGYVAAAFTIATILMVLFGLIVTRLFLKILLVPTEILMPIIFVLCVVGTYVLNGRLFDVWVMLLFGLLGYFMRLNDFPAAPFVLGFILGPMADTNIRRALMLTNGNVSSFFTRPISLALIIAITLVVLSKYLPKRRGGRA, via the coding sequence ATGACCACACTGAAGGTCTTTTTTCAATCTATGGGTTCAATTTTGACCAATCCGGTGTTCTTGTTTCATCTTTCCTGGTCCACCTTGCTCGGTATTGTGGTTGGGATCCTTCCCGGTCTGACAGCAACACTAGGTGTGGCAATATTGACTACTCTGACGTTCGGTTTTCCACCTGACATAGCGATACCTATGCTCTTGTGTGTTTACGTGGGTGCTATCTACGGTGGTAGCAGAACGGCGATCGTGCTGAACATACCAGGTACTCCGGCGAACGCCGCAACCACGGTGGATGGTTTTCCCCTGGCGCGCTCCGGTATGGCAGGTTTCGCACTGAACGTTGCCACGATAATGAGCGGCATAGGATCCATCATGGGAGCAATCTTCATCGTTTCTCTGGCGCCAGCTCTCGGAGCCGTTGCGTTGAGGTTTGGTTCATGGGAATTTGCACTCCTCGCCATCTTTGGCACCATCATAGCGGGGAGTTTGACCGCTCCAAAAGATCCTCTAAAGGGATGGATCGCCGGATTCCTTGGCCTCATGATCGCGATGATCGGTCTGGATGAGATCGTTTCTTTCCCGAGGTACACCTTTGGGAACATACAGCTCTACGGTGGTATTTCGCTCTTGCCTGTGCTGGTGGGCGTCTATGGAATACCCGAGATTCTGACGAGTTTGAAGCGTGTTACGAAAGCCGAAGTGGTACTTGATTTCTCGACGAGAGGAAAGAAGCTTTCCTATCTTCAGACGATAAAGAAGAACGCTCTGAACCTGGTGAGATCTGGGTTGATCGGTGTCTTCATAGGCGTGATACCGGGCGTTGGTGAAGATGTGGCCGCATGGGTGGCGTACGACGCGGCAAAACGTATGAGCAAAGAACCTGAAAAGTTCGGTCAAGGTTCGATCGAGGGACTCACTGCCGCTGAAACCGCGAACAACGCTTGCGTTGCTGGTGCCATCATACCTGTGCTCACACTGGCAGTACCCGGTAGCGCTCCTGCCGCGGTGCTGCTGGCCGCGATGTGGATACACGGTATAAAGGCCGGACCTCTGCTTTCCATAGAACACCCCGAGATGATAGGTTACGTCGCGGCTGCTTTCACGATCGCCACAATCTTGATGGTGCTTTTCGGTTTGATCGTCACGAGGCTTTTTTTGAAAATCCTTCTGGTTCCCACAGAGATTCTGATGCCCATCATTTTCGTGCTCTGCGTGGTTGGAACGTACGTTTTGAACGGCAGGCTGTTCGACGTTTGGGTCATGCTCCTCTTCGGACTGCTCGGTTACTTCATGAGACTCAACGATTTTCCTGCCGCCCCATTCGTGCTCGGTTTCATCCTGGGGCCGATGGCAGACACGAACATCAGAAGGGCACTCATGTTGACCAACGGTAACGTATCATCCTTCTTCACACGGCCGATTTCGCTCGCATTGATCATTGCGATCACCCTGGTGGTTCTCTCAAAATACTTACCTAAGAGAAGGGGTGGAAGAGCATGA
- a CDS encoding Gfo/Idh/MocA family protein, producing MNKIRVGIVGAGFVSHIHIAAYRENREFFEVVGVCAAHRENAERLARQYGIERVFDNFEQLAACRDIDVVDVCVPTNVHESVILTACENKKHIICEKPLTGYFGEDRPEIDRVGDIDKEHMYRKVLEKLAKIDEAVRSSGVKFMYAENFVYAPAVTKAKRLIAASKAPILELRAEESHSGSHATYSRRWRTAGGGSLLRMGSHPIGAVIHMKHFEGKLFYGKPIRVKSVFAETASLTKLEPVKRFGKPSMVTDWYDVEDWSCAILTFEDGSKAIVISNDISLGGVKNLLQINTTNGMIYCNMTPNNMMLAYTPNPDTWKDEYIAEKIETKAGWSFPSPDEDWVRGYPQEMRDFAKCLLEGKEPESDFELAKETVKVIYAAYLSAQKGERIELL from the coding sequence ATGAACAAGATCAGGGTTGGGATCGTTGGAGCCGGTTTCGTGTCTCACATTCACATTGCCGCTTACAGGGAAAACAGGGAATTCTTCGAAGTGGTTGGTGTTTGTGCCGCACACAGAGAGAACGCAGAAAGGCTGGCTCGACAGTACGGTATAGAAAGAGTCTTCGACAACTTCGAACAGCTTGCAGCCTGCAGAGACATCGATGTTGTAGACGTGTGCGTCCCCACCAATGTTCACGAGAGCGTGATTTTGACGGCGTGTGAGAACAAGAAACACATCATCTGTGAAAAACCCCTGACGGGTTATTTCGGTGAAGACAGACCAGAGATCGATCGCGTCGGTGATATAGACAAGGAACACATGTACAGGAAAGTTCTGGAAAAGCTTGCGAAGATAGACGAAGCTGTGAGATCGAGTGGCGTGAAGTTCATGTACGCAGAAAATTTCGTTTACGCCCCGGCCGTCACGAAAGCCAAAAGGCTCATCGCCGCATCGAAAGCTCCGATCCTGGAATTGAGGGCCGAGGAGAGCCACTCTGGTTCGCATGCGACCTACTCGAGACGGTGGCGTACCGCGGGTGGCGGAAGTCTTTTGCGCATGGGTTCACACCCGATCGGCGCGGTCATACACATGAAACACTTTGAAGGTAAGCTTTTCTACGGAAAACCCATCCGTGTCAAGTCCGTCTTCGCAGAAACTGCAAGTTTGACCAAACTCGAACCTGTCAAACGTTTCGGCAAGCCGAGCATGGTGACGGACTGGTACGACGTGGAAGATTGGTCCTGTGCGATCCTGACTTTCGAAGACGGTTCCAAAGCGATCGTGATCTCGAACGACATAAGCCTGGGAGGCGTGAAGAATCTGCTCCAGATAAACACCACGAATGGCATGATCTACTGCAACATGACTCCGAACAATATGATGCTCGCCTACACACCGAATCCAGACACCTGGAAAGACGAATACATCGCTGAGAAGATAGAGACCAAGGCGGGTTGGTCCTTCCCATCCCCAGACGAAGACTGGGTGAGGGGTTATCCTCAGGAAATGAGAGACTTCGCGAAATGCTTGCTGGAGGGCAAGGAACCTGAGTCCGACTTCGAGCTCGCAAAAGAAACGGTGAAGGTCATCTACGCAGCGTACCTGTC